One genomic region from Nymphaea colorata isolate Beijing-Zhang1983 chromosome 12, ASM883128v2, whole genome shotgun sequence encodes:
- the LOC116265635 gene encoding uncharacterized protein LOC116265635, protein MAASSSSTVNTNQSEIGVFKTENVSAQVITLCLTKENYFPWSAALTMGIAARGRIAYIDGRNPELAKTSGVWDTWFLEDNQVKTWIVNSVSADIQPLILWKKTARDMWVVLEQMYGQKKRAIRTYQIVKTVYGLRQGNPSVADYYGALKAKWEELDYHSDIPWHCPQDQALYVAQVWENKMFLFLAGLNDEFEGVRSQILNSGEVPSVEDVYSCVEAKDQRRLVTNEGKRDLVPYHERSALVSRGTGGPTRSLHRCTHCKKTGHTMDYCWDLHPEKKGNKGRSSIGKMPVSEVPKSSGEKVSISADQIRELRAYLGRIDVNQAETADETKANHALAVIGDTGLGDREED, encoded by the exons atggcagcctcttcttcGTCTACCGTTAACACCAATCAATCTGAAATCGGGGTTTTTAAAACTGAGAATGTTTCCGCTCAGGTCATTACTCTTTGCcttacaaaagaaaattatttcccGTGGTCGGCTGCtttgactatggggattgctgccCGCGGTCGGATTGCCTATATCGACGGAAGGAACCCTGAACTGGCAAAGACAAGTGGTGTAtgggacacttggtttcttgaggataatcaagtgaaaacttggattgtcaactccgtctccgccgatattcagccccttatcctttggaagaagactgcaagagacatgtgggtagtcttagagcaaatgtatggccaaaagaaaagggcaattcgtacttaccaaatAGTGAAGACTGTCTATGGCCTTCGACAAGGGAACCCTTCTGTTGCAGattactatggggctttgaaagccaaatgggaagagcttgactatcattctgatattccttggcattgtccccaagatcaggcacTTTATGTAGCTCAAGTATGGGAAAACAAgatgttcctctttttagctggtttaaatgatgagtttgaaggtgttagaagccagattctgaattcaggagaGGTGCCCAGtgttgaagatgtgtactcctgtgttgaagcaaAAGATCAGAGAAGGCTGGTTACAAATGAGGGCAAGAGGGATCTCGTGCCCTATCATGAGAGATCCGCTCTTGTGAGTCGTGGTACTGGAGGCCCAACTAGATCTCTTCACagatgcactcactgcaagaaaacTGGTCATACCatggattattgttgggatcttcatccagagaagaagggaaacaaagggaggtcttctattgggaagatgcctgtgtctgaggtgcccaaatccagtggagaaaaagtctccatttctgctgaccagatTCGTGAACTGAGGGCCTACTTGGGTCGAATTGATGTCAACCAGGCCGAGACAGCAGATGAGACaaaggctaatcatgctcttgcagttattggcgatacag gacttggtgatagggaagaggattag